The Podospora pseudopauciseta strain CBS 411.78 chromosome 2 map unlocalized CBS411.78m_2, whole genome shotgun sequence genome has a window encoding:
- a CDS encoding uncharacterized protein (COG:O; CAZy:GH55; EggNog:ENOG503NVCY): MKTLLVLILFPSFSSSSVVAGDDVVAHHKPQDCHSGGEEQHPPPKWWRASMSRNGSTPYYAGDQAYEYYRDVVEFGADPTGGKSSSESINAAVSAGNRANNTVTTLPAYVSLPPGVYLITEPVQLLVSTYLVGSPGVFGETVLKAAPELGTRPVVLGYDPYQGQGSANKNFYIALRNVVVDMTAVPKETAAKGIEWSVSQGSSLSNIKIVMPRGEGVRHRGVAMDFGGGSGKVVSEVMVEGGQIGLEINNQQYTLKGVKVKGAEVGIRVKRGYVVNIIGAEVEGCGIGLDLRGGEWQKGEVVGGVSVVDTVLRECETGVMVRDRGQGVVLDWVEVGGGENVAVRTGDMEVLLRGNVKRGQVWVMGNRSPNDSQEPKTYPAPRQPSLVTPEGTYLTKPLPQYTSFSPSQIINIRSDPSHPVYGDNTHDDGPSISAILAKAYTPGCSTVVLFPRGIYLTRSTILIPPNTRLVGEVLSTISGTGPLFSNSSSPQPVVHIAAPPNSDVTGPVELSDILISVQEISPGATLLQISLPDVSLWSVVLRVGGSIDTIITDSCSNPNPSTCLAAHTLLDITSTTSNIYLENIWGWAADHALDVIPNVPAQNIAVGRGLAISHTSGPVTMIGTSFEHCVLYQYGFFDTRDILVIGQQTESPYWQGQGTSLRAPGPWEGEVAFHHCEKQGMGGDDRCFRAWGAYLDNVTDTTIHGSAMWVFFNGMDDNLWDDPQCEGTGGVCQTNMVFVRGTMEGVRWFSMGSKSVENMVYRVGEQVGLVRQGDVSGGWGGVLAAYFLDGVGGDGGGGDDSGGGRVIVGGLTLGVAGVFGLWALM, translated from the exons ATGAAAACTCTCCTTGTGTTAATCCTCTTCCcatctttctcctcctcatcagtAGTagccggtgatgatgttgttgctcATCACAAACCACAGGATTGTCACTCTGGGGGTGAAGAGCagcacccaccaccaaaatggTGGCGTGCCTCGATGTCCCGAAACGGGAGTACACCTTACTACGCTGGAGATCAGGCATACGAGTATTATCGGGACGTGGTCGAGTTTGGGGCTGATCCGACGGGGGGGAAGTCGAGCAGTGAGAGCATCAATGCGGCGGTATCAGCCGGGAACAGGGCGAACAATACTGTTACTACCCTCCCGGCTTATGTCTCGCTGCCCCCGGGGGTTTATCTGATTACGGAGCCGGTGCAGTTATTGGTGTCGACTTATCTTGTCGGGAGTCCGGGGGTGTTTGGGGAGACGGTGTTGAAGGCGGCACCGGAATTGGGGACACGGCC GGTGGTGCTTGGTTACGATCCCTACCAAGGCCAAGGCAGCGCCAACAAGAACTTTTATATCGCCCTCCGCAATGTGGTGGTTGATATGACTGCTGTACCGAAAGAGACGGCAGCTA AGGGGATCGAATGGAGTGTAAGTCAGGGGAGTAGtctctccaacatcaagaTTGTGATGCCgaggggtgagggggtgaggCATAGGGGGGTGGCGAtggattttgggggtgggtcGGGGAAGGTTGTTAGTGAGGTGATGGTTGAGGGCGGACAGATAGGGTTGGAAATAAATAATCAGCAATACACGTTAAAGGGGGTGAAGGTTaagggggcggaggtggggattagggtgaagagggggtaTGTGGTTAACATCATAGGGGCGGAAGTTGAGGGGTGTGGGATTGGGTTGGATTTAAGGGGGGGAGAATGgcaaaagggggaggtggttgggggggtgtcgGTTGTTGATACTGTTTTGAGGGAATGTGAGACAGGAGTGATGGTGAGAGACAGGGGgcagggggtggtgttggattgggttgaggttggtggtggagagaaTGTGGCTGTTAGAACTGGGGATATGGAGGTGTTACTGAGGGGAAATGTGAAAAGGGGGCAGGTGTGGGTTATGGGGAATAG ATCGCCTAATGACTCTCAAGAACCCAAAACCTACCCTGCCCCCCGGCAGCCCTCCCTCGTCACCCCAGAAGGAACCTACCTCACCAAACCCCTGCCGCAATACACCTCgttctctccctcccaaatAATCAACATCAGATccgacccctcccaccccgtcTACGGAGACAACACCCACGACGACGGCCCCTCCATCAGCGCTATCCTCGCCAAAGCATACACCCCCGGATGCAGCACTGTGGTCCTCTTCCCCCGAGGCATTTACCTCACCCGCTCAACCATCCTGATCCCACCAAACACCCGCCTCGTCGGCGAAGTCCTATCCACCATCTCCGGCACCGGTCCCCTtttctccaactcctcctccccccaaccagtCGTCCACATCGCCGCTCCCCCCAACTCCGATGTCACTGGCCCAGTAGAGCTATCCGACATCCTCATTTCAGTCCAAGAAATCTCCCCCGGCGCCACCCTCCTGCaaatctccctccccgaTGTCTCCCTCTGGTCTGTCGTGCTGAGAGTAGGAGGCAGCATCGACACAATCATCACCGATTCCTGCTCCAACCCGAACCCATCAACCTGCCTCGCCGCGCACACCTTGTTGGATATCACCTCCACAACGTCAAACATCTACCTAGAAAACATCTGGGGCTGGGCAGCCGACCATGCCCTGGATGTGATCCCCAACGTCCCAGCGCAAAACATAGCTGTTGGTCGCGGGTTGGCCATCTCCCACACCTCGGGGCCGGTAACCATGATCGGAACGAGCTTCGAACACTGCGTACTGTATCAATACGGCTTCTTCGACACGAGAGATATTCTGGTGATAGGGCAACAGACTGAATCACCTTACTGGCAGGGTCAGGGTACTTCCTTGCGAGCTCCGGGGCcatgggagggagaggtagCATTTCATCATTGTGAGAAACAAGGaatgggtggtgatgacagGTGCTTCCGCGCCTGGGGAGCGTACCTCGACAACGTGACCGATACAACCATCCACGGGTCGGCAATGTGGGTGTTTTTCAACGGGATGGATGATAACTTGTGGGATGATCCGCAGTGTGAGGGGACGGGTGGGGTTTGTCAGACGAATATGGTTTTTGTCAGGGGGACGATGGAAGGGGTGAGGTGGTTTTCTATGGGGAGTAAAAGTGTGGAGAATATGGTTTATAGGGTTGGTGAGCAGGTTGGTTTGGTGAGGCAGGGGGATGTTTCTggcggttgggggggtgtaTTAGCTGCGTATTTTCTTgacggggtgggaggggacgggggtggtggtgatgactccgggggtgggagggtgaTTGTGGGAGGGTTGACACTGGGGGTGGCGGGGGTGTTTGGACTTTGGGCATTGATGTGA
- a CDS encoding uncharacterized protein (EggNog:ENOG503P12P) translates to MSSIQSFYHKDSAPSRSCKPHNPENEAFTQAEIEAARRPLTQSWRPKGVYEEVTIAELQPGPAKVRFKARIVNFSAATHGRGRGRSALPENFHTLIVKDDTGVVLLKLLSSGSDQDFLKLGTLVTVWSGFVADYSAAHIAYSNFRIPFVSLMISIHPSAGSTSCIRFHNETNPSQDTTELCRVPLNYDNFINLSQVPGLMSLKAYISSGYDDNQDAHILVCVFSAGPCLTVWSKDKQKDLELIEVRVFDETCNNCVLKLWEDKVSSAASWVANQTILLITNPILKHSIRSNGLVELGIGSSSMVEVDPDFPDADWLRHMAAARTRKESVHIPFPVDIWDVDAAIHGPGRTLYTLADIDEYVREVPEVVFTGKLNLLITGVSIVEQCRKRQLCCFECCNIPLYSHNANATCKNCLKTHELSLNPKIIGPLTDEAGSVAAGKLIWSDRAWTELLFGNNNTAPAEAVHTQATHVFSELADDSHADGGVVAVKNGDDNGDVSIKKEKSDSVEIEYEKHFLGDDIFDDLDDLDDPFDDLQPQEVVAKQSYESWKVLTRLDNDSLRDVEERLLYSRVTLTFGWSPRVGRLCVLGVEW, encoded by the exons ATGTCGTCGATACAATCCTTCTACCACAAAGACTCGGCCCCCTCTAGGTCTTGCAAACCTCACAATCCTGAGAACGAGGCCTTTACACAGGCCGAGATTGAGGCAGCTCGCCGACCACTTACACAATCCTGGCGACCAAAGGGCGTCTACGAGGAAGTCACTATTGCTGAACTTCAACCTGGACCTGCCAAGGTTCGGTTCAAGGCGAGGATCGTGAACTTTTCTGCCGCCACAcatggaagaggaagaggtcgCTCTGCGCTCCCAGAGAACTTTCACACGCTGATCGTCAAAGATGACACTGGCGTTGTCCTC CTCAAACTCCTAAGCTCGGGCTCTGACCAGGACTTTCTCAAACTCGGCACCCTCGTGACTGTCTGGTCTGGCTTTGTGGCCGATTACTCGGCAGCACACATAGCGTATTCTAATTTTCGAATCCCATTCGTCTCGTTGATGATCTCCATTCATCCCTCTGCAGGGTCAACATCCTGTATCAGATTCCACAACGAAACCAATCCATCGCAAGACACCACCGAGCTTTGCCGTGTGCCTTTGAACTACGATAACTTCATCAATTTATCTCAGGTTCCTGGTCTCATGAGTCTCAAAGCCTACATCAGCAGTGGGTATGATGACAACCAGGACGCCCATATTCTGGTATGCGTCTTCAGTGCCGGCCCATGTTTGACGGTTTGGTCCAAGGACAAGCAGAAAGATCTGGAGTTGATCGAAGTTCGAGTCTTTGACGAGACATGCAACAACTGTGTGCTCAAACTCTGGGAGGACAAGGTGTCCTCAGCCGCATCCTGGGTCGCCAACCAGACCAttcttctcatcaccaacccaatCTTGAAGCACTCTATCAGGAGCAATGGGCTGGTGGAACTTGGCATCGGATCGAGTTCTATGGTCGAGGTCGACCCTGACTTTCCGGATGCTGACTGGCTTCGACACATGGCTGCCGCTCGCACGAGAAAAGAAAGCGTCCATATCCCCTTCCCGGTTGACATTTGGGATGTTGACGCTGCTATCCACGGGCCTGGCCGGACGCTCTACACGCTGGCAGACATTGATGAGTATGTCCGCGAAGTACCAGAGGTAGTTTTCACAGGCAAACTCAACCTGTTGATCACGGGGGTGTCGATTGTGGAGCAATGCAGGAAGCGGCAGCTCTGCTGCTTCGAATG CTGCAACATCCCCCTCTACTCCCACAACGCCAACGCCACCTGCAAAAACTGCCTCAAAACACACGAgctctccctcaacccaaaGATCATCGGCCCCTTGACAGACGAGGCCGGCTCCGTGGCAGCAGGGAAACTGATCTGGAGTGATAGAGCGTGGACTGAACTCCTATTCGGGAATAACAACACTGCCCCAGCCGAAGCTGTACACACGCAGGCTACGCATGTGTTTTCCGAACTGGCCGACGACTCTCACGCTGATGGAGGTGTCGTCGCTGTCAAGAACGGGGATGACAATGGTGATGTGAGCAtcaaaaaggagaaaagcgACAGTGTTGAGATCGAGTACGAAAAGCACTTCCTTGGAGACGACATCTTTGACGACCTGGATGATTTGGACGACCCGTTTGATGATCTCCAGCCgcaggaggtggtggcaaaGCAGAGTTATGAGTCGTGGAAGGTGCTGACTAGGCTTGATAACGATTCGCTGAGGGACGTGGAGGAGCGGCTGTTGTATTCGAGAGTGACGCTGACGTTTGGGTGGTCGccgagggtggggaggttgtgtGTGCTGGGTGTGGAGTGGTGA
- a CDS encoding uncharacterized protein (COG:I; EggNog:ENOG503NW0Q), which produces MVINSRWTVDIPRSSLQKWIFGSATEPLADTKSFIDPENPDSNYITLSDYRLLSKRVALGLQKAGLKTGERVLIFSGNNIFFPSIFLGVLMAGGIFTGANPTMVTRELAYQLRDSGASYMFVAEAALKTGLEAAKEAGLPRDRVFILGGNTPVAPELIASTNPSPGVQGKAEGARHWTELLVGNRSQAEKWSWQEPADPENTLCCLNYSSGTTGVPKGVMITHYSYVANSVGVVYINNLDPQFQEKQKRARMVCFLPLYHAYGQTYFVATMPYLRTPVYIMQGFDFVKLLTYIQKFRITTLACVPPIVIAFAKHPAAKKFDLSSIESIGSGAAPLGLEVAREVEKLLPNADYIRQGWGMTEVTCTAMAWDPNSTEGSSGGVGEMNPNCKAKLMSLDGKTEITKAGERGELWVSGPTLMRGYWNKPEQTADTIVVDGDGTRWLKTGDISYVEKYEPGGIFHIVDRSKELIKVKGNQVAPAELEALLLENPDVNDAAVVGVTINGEELPRAYIVRNPTSKASEQDVAKWMEGKVTRYKRLKGGVVFVAEIPKNPSGKILRKILRERAAKEVGDSAPKASKLA; this is translated from the exons ATGGTGATCAACTCAAGATGGACGGTTGATATTCCACGCAGCTCCCTACAGAAATGGATCTTTGGCTCAGCAACCGAACCTCTGGCGGATACAAAGTCGTTCATCGACCCCGAGAACCCCGACAGCAACTACATCACCCTCAGTGACTACCGACTCCTCTCGAAGAGGGTGGCCCTGGGCCTGCAAAAGGCCGGCTTGAAGACTGGCGAACGAGTCTTGATCTTCTCGGGTAACAACATTTTCTTCCCCTCGATTTTCCTCGGCGTTCTCATGGCGGGTGGCATCTTCACTGGTGCCAACCCAACCATGGTGACAAGAGAACTCGCCTATCAGCTTCGCGATAGTGGCGCCAGTTACATGTTTGTTGCCGAGGCAGCTCTGAAGACGGGCCTTGAAGCGGCAAAGGAGGCCGGACTGCCCAGAGATCGCGTCTTCATCCTTGGCGGCAACACCCCTGTCGCTCCCGAGTTGATTGCTTCCACGAACCCGAGCCCAGGTGTTCAGGGGAAGGCGGAAGGGGCCCGACACTGGACCGAGCTGCTTGTTGGCAACCGCTCACAGGCTGAGAAGTGGTCGTGGCAGGAGCCTGCTGACCCAGAGAACACTCTCTGCTGCCTCAACTACAGCAGCGGGACGACGGGAGTGCCCAAGGGTGTCATGATCACTCATTACTCTTATGTTGCCAACAGTGTCGGCGTCGTCtacatcaacaacctggaTCCCCAATTTCAAGAGAAGCAGAAGCGAGCCCGGATGGTCTGCTTCCTTCCACTCTATCACGCATACGGTCAGACATACTTCGTCGCCACCATGCCGTACCTCCGTACCCCAGTATACATCATGCAAGGCTTTGATTTTGTGAAGCTTCTCACGTATATCCAAAAGTTTCGCATCACCACCCTGGCTTGCGTACCCCCAATCGTCATCGCCTTTGCCAAGCACCCTGCGGCCAAGAAGTTCGACCTTTCCAGTATCGAGAGCATAGGATCTGGAGCGGCCCCGTTGGGCCTTGAGGTCGCCAGAGAAGTTGAAAAGTTGCTTCCAAATGCCGACTACATCCGCCAGGGATGGGGAATGACCGAGGTCACCTGCACGGCAATGGCCTGGGATCCTAACAGCACCGAGGGTTCCTccggtggtgtgggtgagATGAACCCCAACTGTAAGGCAAAGCTCATGTCTCTGGATGGAAAGACAGAAATCACCAAGGCTGGCGAGCGAGGTGAACTCTGGGTGTCGGGTCCCACTCTGATGCGTGGCTATTGGAACAAGCCTGAACAGACTGCCGATACTATCGTGGTCGACGGCGATGGGACTCGTTGGCTTAAGACCGGTGACATCTCGTACGTGGAGAAGTATGAGCCCGGTGGTATCTTCCACATCGTGGACCGCTCCAAGGAGCTGATCAAGGTCAAGGGTAACCAGGTTGCACCAGCAGAGCTGGaggctcttcttcttgagaaCCCAGACGTGaatgatgctgctgttgttggtgtaaCGATCAACGGTGAAGAGCTGCCGCGGGCGTACATTGTGCGGAATCCAACGTCGAAGGCTTCGGAGCAGGACGTTGCCAAGTGGATGGAGGGCAAGGTTACTCGTTATAAGCGGTTaaagggtggtgttgtgtttGTGGCCGAGATTCCAAAGAATCCG TCTGGCAAGATTCTCCGCAAGATTCTGCGGGAGCGTGcggcgaaggaggtgggCGACAGTGCGCCCAAGGCGTCCAAGCTGGCTTGA